ACTGGACGTCTGGGTGTGGGTTGTTCTGCGATGGAGCTTGAGAGAACCACAAAAACCTCAGTGCATCCCTGTCTTCTTCTTTGATGCCAATCTGTAGGAACGCCTTTTGAATGTCAGCGGTGATTGCTACATTGTGTAATCTGAAGCGCAGCAATACGGGAATTAGATCTGCTCCTAATTTCGGGCCTTTCTCCAGATGATCGTTGAGTGAAGGAACACCTGGCGCGTGCGACGAGGCGTCGAACACCACTCGAACCTTTGTGGTTGATGACTCGTTACGGACCACAGCTCTGTGAGGCATGTAGTGGATCCGCCCAGGCTTCGCGCAGTTGGTGGTGACTACCTCTGCGTGCCCGTTTGTTAGGTAGTTCCGGATGACCTCGTCGTACTGCTGGATGGCGTCACTGTGGGCTAAACGTTTCACAAGCCCTTGCAACCGCTTTTCGGCGACTTCAAGGTTGCTGCCTAGCTCCCCCTTGAGACTTTTCCATGGCAAGGCCACTTCGTAGCGTCCGTCCAGCATCTTAATGTTTCGCTTAAACTCATCCAGCACTAGCTGGTCATGTTCGGTGTTGGTCATGACTTCATCCCGAATGCCGATGCTATCCAACTCCCAGAAGTTTTTTATCACGTCTTGTTCTTCGGCTGTGCATCCCATCCTTAGGACGCACACGGCTGTTGTCGATCGTTCCGTGCACTCACTGCTGAGACGAGAGGGTCCTTGGAAGGTCCAGCCAAAGACCGTATCAATGGCTACCAATCTGTCGTCCTGTTTGTCCCTCTTCACGTCTCCTGTTAAGAGTCTCCATAATTCGTCGCTGCCAACCAGTAGACCAATGCCTGCTTCACAGTTCACGCTTGGGAATAGAACGTCGTCCGCAATTAGATGTCCTTCTCGTCGTAACAATTCCACAAACTGCTGAGTGGTAGGCACTTCGGGAAGATCCTGGCAGATGAACGGGATAGTGACTGCACGTATCACGTAGTCAAATGGACTGTACTGGCTTCGCAGGTGCACTTCTACTACTCTCCCCAGGTGGACTTTGGTGGTTGTGGCTTGGTTTGCGAAGGTGTGGATGTGTAGTTTCGCCTCACCAACAACTTGTAACTTGAGCTTTTGCGCAATATCCTCTCGAATGAAGGTTTTTTGACTCCCTCCGTCCACCACCCCTCGTAGCTGGGTACACGCAGTGTCAGATGAAGCCCAAGCCCGAAAAGTTTGTAGTAGTACCTCCGTGTCATGAGGTCGCTTGTCTTTGTTACTTATGATCTGGTTGCTCGCTGCCATCACACTGGTCATCGCCACGGCGTCAGAAGCACGTCCAGGTTGTGATCGCGACGGGTCGCAGACTACGGCAACGTGCCTGCTGCCACAACTGCTGCAGGTCACTTTGGCGCGACAGTACCTTGAACGATGTCCTCTTCTGGTGCACCGGAAGCACCGCATCTCTTTCGCCAGCCTCTTCATTTTCTCGGCTACTGGTAGGTTCTCTTGGCAGTCTACCGTGTCGTGTTGAACTGAGGAGCAGAATGCACACTTTATAGCGCTCTCGGTGGTACTTTGAAGAACCATCCCAGTGGGAACACTCCTGCTTCCTTGGGCATGGTACGGTTTAGTCCCCGATGGCGGCTTGGAGTCTTTGACCCCCGATCGCTCTAGACTCTCCAATTCGATGCCAATGAAGTTGAGAACCTTAGTCAACTCATCTGTCCCTCCCTCGGCTGTAGCAACTTGAGCTTCCGGTGTGGCCGTCGCGCTCTGAACGGCTGTAGTGTCGCGGAGGGCAGTCGTTCCATACCGCACGGTCCTGTGATACTCGACAACCATTTCCGAAGGAAATCGCCGACAGAAGGATGTCCGCCAACATTGGTGCGTAGCTGCTTGTCATTACACCCAGGGCTTTCAGGCCACGAACATTGGCTTGAACGTGGTCGTACAGACGTCGGAGCCCTGACGGGTCTCTTCGGGACTTTACCCCTGGCAAAGTTCGTAGCTTGGCCAGATACTCTCGCTCAATCTGGTACGTATCTCCAAAACGCTGTACCAGGATCTCGATGGCGTCGTCATAGTTGCTAGCAGTTGCCTGCAACCCACGGATGGCGGCTGCAGCTCGGCCTTTCAGCAAAGTGGTCAAGTACTGCAACTTCTCAGTCTTGTTGAGTCGCCGGTTGTCATGCACCGCAGTGCGAAATTGCTCCCAGAACATCTGCCATTGGGTGAGCTCGCCCCGTAAGTCATCAGTTGCAGCTTTGGGAGCTTGACGCCTGCCGGAGCTTGCTCGCTGGCTCGTGGCGTGGGAGGCAAAAGGGCCTCTGAGGTCACCGAAGTTGCCTGCTGTTCCACGGAGTGAAGGTCGGCTAGACGGGTTTGCACCTCGGCCATGGCATTGGCCGCCTGTTCCTCATAACTAAACACGGTTTCGCATTCCGTTGCGAGTTCGTCCTCCTTGATGTAGACTTCAATCTCCTCATTCACCTTTCGGAGTTCCCGATCGGCCACTTCCAATCGAGCCAGTAGTCCATTCAACGTGGTCCTATTTACGCTGAGATTCTGTCGAAGGCCGATGACCTCGTTGACTATCCTCGTTACTTGTGCACGGCGTGCTGCTCGCTTGGTCTTGAGCCGGTCCATGGTTCCTCTCCGAATGTTCGAAGTCTCGTGCTGCGAAGACaggtcccgggtttcggcactaATGATGTTGTGGAACTTCCACTCTAAGAATGACTGGACCTGAATTCCGCAGCTCCCAAACACAACGAA
This Ornithodoros turicata isolate Travis unplaced genomic scaffold, ASM3712646v1 Chromosome23, whole genome shotgun sequence DNA region includes the following protein-coding sequences:
- the LOC135373328 gene encoding uncharacterized protein LOC135373328; the encoded protein is MVVEYHRTVRYGTTALRDTTAVQSATATPEAQVATAEGGTDELTKVLNFIGIELESLERSGVKDSKPPSGTKPYHAQGSRSVPTGMVLQSTTESAIKCAFCSSVQHDTVDCQENLPVAEKMKRLAKEMRCFRCTRRGHRSRYCRAKVTCSSCGSRHVAVVCDPSRSQPGRASDAVAMTSVMAASNQIISNKDKRPHDTEVLLQTFRAWASSDTACTQLRGVVDGGSQKTFIREDIAQKLKLQVVGEAKLHIHTFANQATTTKVHLGRVVEVHLRSQYSPFDYVIRAVTIPFICQDLPEVPTTQQFVELLRREGHLIADDVLFPSVNCEAGIGLLVGSDELWRLLTGDVKRDKQDDRLVAIDTVFGWTFQGPSRLSSECTERSTTAVCVLRMGCTAEEQDVIKNFWELDSIGIRDEVMTNTEHDQLVLDEFKRNIKMLDGRYEVALPWKSLKGELGSNLEVAEKRLQGLVKRLAHSDAIQQYDEVIRNYLTNGHAEVVTTNCAKPGRIHYMPHRAVVRNESSTTKVRVVFDASSHAPGVPSLNDHLEKGPKLGADLIPVLLRFRLHNVAITADIQKAFLQIGIKEEDRDALRFLWFSQAPSQNNPHPDVQCWRMTRVPFGTTSSPFLLTATLQHHLRSVDEPDRDLVNKLIDAFYVDDLLLGVANDEEGKKIVQRAQDLLEKAGMKLSKWT